A genomic window from Glycine soja cultivar W05 chromosome 10, ASM419377v2, whole genome shotgun sequence includes:
- the LOC114369753 gene encoding polyadenylation and cleavage factor homolog 4-like — protein sequence MFSQNMILPPENPRPAGFASKPMGNEIAKPPPSILVGRFKALLKQRDDELRATSVPVPPPSTDEIVQIYELLLSELTCNLKPIITDLTIIAEQQREHAKGIADAICARILEVPVDQKLPSLYLLDSIVKNFGQEYIRYFSLRLPEVFCEAYRQVQPSLHSAMRHLFGTWSKVFPPSVLHKIEAELQFSQAVNTQSSTPNPVRASESSRPSHGIHVNPKYLRQLERSTVDSASKTHQFLSSSSRLGISSSSPLRIGVDRPLSASIDEYAVDNPGVDYGVAKALGRDVDLTEWQRKLYSGDGRNRFPTSFTYSLSNGHQRQSSRALIDAYGSDKSQETSNSKSLLVERLDRNGIDKVLSTSWQNTEEEEFDWENMSPTLIDHSRNNSLLPSTFGFSRERPGVAANATLSEQDTRKGWSSGSQLPPVDDSSAIAEDAFASSTFCRAPPGQVPGSQNQINHSLGSSQPHDAWKISHHPSNIFSNRGRARNLMIPPIDNIRNTDNNPYWVRPAVSRMEAHPSVLPAPFEMRPSVNVNVTRPPIINPLQKHVRSQFDAMNTSNPIANHVVNKSSFMPEQSFDSVENKDASILKIHQLPNQLSGVISSNQQNHGQAQQLQFFPSQDPSTSQFSHGSSLQGHGVSISTAMSNPLPVLPFPLPFQSISNNPLHLQGGAHPPLPPGRPPAPSQMIPHPNAGAFMPSQQPTVGYTNLISSLMSQGVISLANQLPAQDSVGTEFNPDILKIRHESAVNALYGDLPRQCTTCALRFKCQEEHSSHMDWHVTKNRMSKSRKQKPSRKWFVSDRMWLSGAEALGTESAPGFLPTETIEEMKDHEELAVPAEEDQNTCALCGEPFDEFYSDEMEEWMYRGAVYLNAPLGITAGMDRSQLGPIIHAKCRSESNMATSEDLGLDEKGADEEGSQRKRMRS from the exons atgttttcacAAAACATGATTCTCCCTCCCGAAAACCCTAGACCCGCGGGGTTCGCTTCCAAACCCATGGGCAATGAGATCGCGAAGCCTCCGCCGTCGATTCTCGTTGGCCGCTTCAAGGCTCTCCTCAAGCAGCGCGACGATGAACTCCGAGCCACATCCGTCCCCGTCCCGCCGCCGTCCACCGACGAAATCGTCCAGATTTACGAACTCCTGCTGTCGGAACTCACGTGCAATTTGAAACCCATCATCACCGATCTCACAATTATCGCCGAACAGCAGAGGGAGCACGCCAAAGGTATCGCTGACGCAATCTGCGCTCGGATTCTCGAG GTTCCAGTAGATCAAAAGCTTCCTTCACTCTATCTGTTGGACAGTATTGTGAAGAATTTTGGGCAGGAATACATTAGATACTTCTCTTTACGTCTTCCTGAA GTTTTCTGTGAGGCATACAGGCAGGTTCAGCCTAGTTTGCATTCTGCAATGCGCCATCTTTTTGGTACTTGGTCAAAAGTCTTTCCACCTTCAGTCCTGCACAAGATTGAAGCTGAGTTGCAATTTTCTCAAGCAGTTAATACTCAATCATCCACCCCGAATCCTGTCAGGGCTTCTGAATCATCTCGACCAAGTCATGGCATACATGTTAATCCAAAATACTTGCGGCAGTTGGAGCGCTCTACTGTGGATAGT GCTAGTAAGACACATCAATTTTTATCAAGCAGTAGCAGGCTTGGAATATCCTCGTCGTCCCCTTTAAGAATTGGAGTTGATAGGCCTTTGTCTGCATCTATAGATGAATATGCAGTGGACAATCCTGGTGTTGATTATGGAGTAGCCAAAGCATTAGGTAGAGATGTGGATTTGACTGAATGGCAGCGAAAGCTGTATTCTGGTGATGGTCGTAATCGATTTCCAACTTCTTTTACGTACAGCCTTAGTAATGGACATCAGCGTCAAAGTTCAAGAGCTTTAATTGATGCATATGGCAGTGACAAAAGTCAAGAAACTTCAAACAGTAAGTCTTTGTTAGTTGAACGTCTGGATAGAAATGGTATAGACAAAGTGTTATCAACATCATGGCAGAATACTGAAGAGGAGGAGTTTGACTGGGAAAATATGAGTCCGACCTTAATAGACCATAGTAGGAATAACAGTTTATTGCCTTCAACTTTTGGTTTCTCTAGGGAAAGGCCTGGCGTTGCAGCTAATGCAACTTTGTCAGAGCAAGATACTAGGAAGGGGTGGTCTAGTGGATCTCAGCTTCCTCCAGTAGATGATTCTTCTGCCATAGCAGAAGATGCATTTGCCTCTTCAACT TTTTGTCGTGCACCCCCAGGTCAGGTACCTGGATcccaaaatcaaatcaatcataGCCTGGGCTCCTCTCAACCTCATGATGCTTGGAAGATTTCTCATCATCCGTCTAACATTTTTAGTAATAGGGGGCGGGCAAGGAATCTTATGATCCCTCCAATTGACAACATTCGCAATACAGATAATAACCCATATTGGGTTCGACCTGCAGTGTCGAGGATGGAAGCTCACCCATCAGTTTTGCCAGCACCTTTTGAAATGAGGCCTTCTGTAAATGTGAATGTCACTCGGCCACCCATCATAAATCCGTTGCAAAAACATGTTAGGAGTCAGTTTGATGCCATGAATACTAGTAATCCTATTGCGAACCatgttgtaaataaatcttcatTTATGCCAGAACAGTCATTTGACAGTGTTGAGAACAAGGATGCAAGTATTTTAAAGATACATCAGTTGCCTAATCAGCTTTCTGGAGTAATTTCGTCCAACCAGCAAAATCATGGGCAGGCACAACAACTACAGTTTTTTCCTTCTCAGGATCCATCAACCTCACAATTTAGTCATGGGAGTTCATTGCAGGGACATGGTGTTTCTATAAGTACAGCCATGTCAAATCCATTACCAGTTCTACCATTCCCTTTACCATTTCAAAGTATTTCAAATAACCCTTTACATTTACAGGGTGGAGCCCATCCACCTTTACCTCCTGGTCGCCCTCCTGCTCCATCTCAAATGATACCCCATCCAAATGCTGGTGCATTTATGCCAAGCCAACAGCCAACTGTTGGATATACTAATTTAATTAGTTCTCTAATGTCTCAAGGCGTGATCTCATTGGCTAACCAGCTGCCTGCACAG gattcTGTTGGAACTGAGTTTAATCCAGATATTCTGAAGATTCGTCATGAGTCTGCAGTCAATGCCTTATATGGTGATCTCCCTAGACAATGCACAACTTGTGCGCTCCGATTCAAATGCCAAGAGGAACACAGTAGTCATATGGATTGGCATGTGACTAAGAATCGGATGTCTAAAAGCCGTAAGCAGAAACCCTCTCGTAAGTGGTTTGTTAGTGACCGGATGTGGCTCAGTGGTGCAGAGGCATTAGGAACAGAATCAGCTCCAGGTTTTTTGCCTACCGAAACCATAGAAGAAATGAAAGATCATGAGGAGTTGGCAGTGCCGGCAGAAGAAGACCAGAATACATGTGCATTATGCGGAGAGCCTTTTGATGAGTTTTACAGTGATGAAATGGAGGAATGGATGTATAGAGGAGCTGTATACCTCAATGCACCTTTAGGAATAACAGCAGGCATGGATAGGTCACAGTTAGGCCCCATAATTCATGCTAAATGCAGATCAGAATCTAATATGGCCACCTCTGAAGATCTTGGGCTGGATGAAAAG GGTGCCGATGAAGAGGGTTCCCAAAGGAAACGAATGCGGAGTTGA
- the LOC114370616 gene encoding homeobox-leucine zipper protein MERISTEM L1-like isoform X2: protein MYNKSQNTKFDSQQQQQQQQPQQQQPQNLMEMSTQRTSSEGRNRDDQEPAAGNEVTMEAPPSGDEDQDPDEGFKRRRHTRHTLHQISEMEAFFKECPHPDEKQRKALGRELGLVPLQIKFWFQNKRTQVKSQQERYENNLLRVENDKLRAENSRYRNALSNTSCPNCGAPTTLGEMSFDEQQLRMENARQKEEIDSMSGLAAKYAAGKSASNSYYNMPSNQNQMPSRSLDLGVVNNNSSINNNNSSINNSNNKNNNNNNYVVQAQPVAMVGEMYGGNDPLRELPLLSSFDKDLISEIGLVAVEEINQLTLSADPLWVPGNYGSEVINEDEYLRHFPRGIGPTLLGARTESSRQTAIVMMHHMKLVEMLMDVNQWSNMFCGIVSRAVTHEVLSIGDHARYDGAYQVMSAEFQVPSPLVPTRDNYFIRFSKKHAGQSWAVVDISMDHLRPGAVTRTRRRPSGCIIQELPNGYSKVIWVEHVEVDDIEVHNLYKNLVNSTLAFGAKRWVAAIERTCEHLARAMATNIPQGALCVITSHEGRKSMMKLAERMVLSFSTGVGASTANAWTPLPLDLENVRVMTRKSVDDPGRPSGVVLSAATSLWLPVPARRVFDFLRSENTRNQWDILSSGAQVNELAHIAKGRDHGNSVSLLRVNTQNVAQNNMLILQESCIDATGSFVVYAPIDLASMNLVLGGGNPDYVALLPSGFAVLPDGPALNVVPGPVCEVVGSGRGCLLTVAFQILVDSTPTAKLSVGSVTTVNNLIKRTVERIKDSVTLDGA from the exons ATGTATAACAAAAGTCAGAACACAAAATTCGATtctcaacaacaacagcagcagcaacaaccgCAGCAGCAACAACCGCAGAATTTGATGGAGATGTCAACACAGAGGACATCCTCGGAAGGAAGGAACCGAGACGATCAGGAACCTGCTGCGGGAAACGAAGTCACCATGGAAGCTCCTCCTTCGGGTGACGAGGACCAAGATCCCGATGAGGGGTTCAAAAGGAGGCGCCACACCCGCCACACACTGCACCAAATTTCAGAGATGGAAGC TTTCTTCAAGGAGTGCCCTCACCCTGATGAGAAGCAAAGGAAAGCGCTTGGCCGCGAGCTCGGGTTGGTGCCTTTGCAAATCAAGTTTTGGTTTCAAAACAAGCGCACTCAAGTGAAG TCTCAACAAGAGAGATACGAAAACAACCTTCTGAGGGTTGAGAATGACAAGCTTCGAGCAGAGAACAGTAGGTACAGGAATGCACTATCGAATACTTCATGCCCTAACTGTGGAGCCCCTACTACTCTTGGAGAAATGTCCTTTGACGAGCAGCAGTTGAGGATGGAGAATGCGCGACAAAAAGAGGAG ATTGATAGCATGTCAGGACTTGCAGCCAAGTATGCAGCTGGAAAATCTGCGAGCAATTCGTACTATAACATGCCATCTAATCAAAACCAGATGCCTTCGCGCTCGCTTGACCTGGGAGTTGttaacaacaacagcagcatcaacaacaacaacagcagcatcaacaacagcaacaacaagaacaacaacaacaacaactatgTTGTACAAGCGCAACCTGTAGCCATGGTTGGGGAAATGTATGGTGGAAATGACCCTCTTAGGGAACTCCCACTTCTTTCTAGTTTTGACAAAGATTTAATTTCGGAGATTGGTCTCGTGGCAGTAGAGGAAATCAATCAGTTGACTCTGTCTGCAGATCCTTTGTGGGTCCCAGGCAATTACGGAAGTGAAGTTATAAATGAAGATGAATACCTGAGGCATTTCCCTAGGGGAATAGGTCCAACACTCTTGGGCGCAAGAACCGAATCATCTCGGCAAACCGCTATAGTAATGATGCATCATATGAAACTCGTTGAGATGCTTATGGATGTG AATCAATGGTCAAATATGTTTTGCGGCATCGTTTCAAGGGCAGTGACACACGAAGTGCTGTCAATTGGAGACCATGCAAGATACGATGGAGCCTACCAAGTG ATGTCAGCTGAGTTTCAGGTTCCTTCACCCCTTGTTCCTACTCGCGACAACTATTTCATCAGGTTCAGTAAGAAGCACGCAGGACAATCATGGGCGGTGGTTGATATTTCAATGGATCATCTGCGACCTGGTGCAGTCACAAGAACCCGAAGACGACCCTCTGGTTGCATAATTCAAGAATTGCCAAATGGTTACTCAAAG GTCATATGGGTTGAACATGTCGAAGTTGACGACATCGAGGTGCATAATCTTTACAAAAATttggttaactctacccttgcGTTTGGAGCTAAACGTTGGGTTGCAGCAATAGAAAGAACATGCGAACATCTTGCTAGGGCAATGGCCACCAACATACCCCAAGGGGCACTTTGTG TGATAACAAGTCACGAGGGTCGGAAAAGTATGATGAAGCTGGCCGAAAGAATGGTATTGAGCTTTTCTACTGGTGTGGGTGCTTCCACTGCAAACGCTTGGACACCACTACCACTTGATCTTGAAAATGTTAGGGTCATGACCAGAAAGAGCGTGGATGATCCAGGCAGACCTTCCGGTGTAGTGCTCAGTGCTGCAACTTCTCTCTGGCTCCCAGTTCCTGCAAGGAGAGTTTTTGACTTTCTCAGATCCGAAAACACTAGAAATCAG TGGGATATTCTGTCGAGCGGGGCTCAAGTGAACGAGCTTGCACATATTGCTAAAGGGAGAGACCATGGAAATTCTGTCTCTCTTCTTCGAGTGAAT ACTCAGAATGTGGCCCAGAACAATATGCTGATACTTCAAGAGAGTTGCATTGATGCTACAGGCTCatttgtggtttatgctcctatTGATTTAGCTTCCATGAATCTTGTGTTGGGTGGTGGTAATCCGGATTACGTGGCCCTGCTCCCTTCGGGCTTTGCTGTTCTTCCTGATGGGCCTGCATTGAACGTAGTGCCCGGGCCCGTATGTGAGGTTGTTGGATCTGGACGAGGTTGTCTTCTTACGGTTGCATTTCAGATACTGGTGGATTCTACACCAACGGCAAAACTCTCTGTTGGTTCAGTGACAACCGTTAACAATTTGATAAAGAGAACCGTGGAAAGGATCAAAGATTCAGTCACGCTTGACGGCGCCTAA
- the LOC114371838 gene encoding polyadenylation and cleavage factor homolog 4-like has translation MSEYAVASWLFERDYPHPAVDLGVAKALGRHVEVSEWQRKRKQFPASITHSFINGQQHQSPRALIEAYGSDKSQQTSSSKSLLVEPLDINGIDNMSTSLQNTEEEEFDWEDMSPTLLSSTIGFSRERPVVPANATLSEQDASKGWGIRDFRHAPLGEVPRFQNQINYSLGSSQPHDPSKISLHLSNSSQHNFNNRGRARSLTIPPVDNIRNTDINPYLVRPTSFEIRPSTNLNVTRPPTLNPITPLQKRVRNQFEATHTSDPIVNHVNKSSFMPEQSFDRIENKDASISKIHQLPNQHPGLISSNQQNHGQAPQLQFFPSQDPTPSQFSPGSSLQLHDASISTAMSNPLHGIQFPSPVQSFANNPFIRYTSLISSLMSQGVISLANQLPAQDSIGTEFNPDILKVRHESPANALYRDLPRQCKTCGLRFRCQEKHSSHMDWHVTKNRMSKSCKQKPSRKWFASLKLWLSGAEALGTESVPHFLATESIDYEERKDHEEFAVPTEEDQSTCGLCGESFDEFYSDEMEEWMYRGAAYLNAPARKTSAGMDRSQLGPIIHAKCRSDSNLQCANEEDTRRKRMRS, from the exons ATGAGTGAATATGCAGTTGCTAGCTGGTTATTTGAGAGAGACTATCCTCATCCGGCTGTTGATTTAGGAGTAGCCAAAGCATTAGGTAGACATGTGGAGGTTAGTGAATGGCAACGAAAACGAAAACAATTTCCAGCTTCTATCACACACAGCTTTATCAATGGACAGCAGCATCAAAGTCCAAGAGCTTTAATTGAGGCATATGGTAGTGACAAAAGCCAACAAACTTCAAGCAGCAAGTCTTTGTTAGTTGAACCACTGGATATAAATGGTATAGACAACATGTCAACTTCATTGCAGAATACTGAAGAGGAGGAGTTTGATTGGGAAGATATGAGTCCAACCTTATTGTCTTCAACTATTGGTTTCTCCAGGGAAAGGCCTGTTGTTCCAGCTAATGCAACTTTGTCAGAGCAAGATGCCAGCAAGGGATGGGGTATTAGAGAT TTTCGTCATGCACCATTGGGTGAGGTACCTAGATtccaaaatcaaatcaattataGTCTAGGCTCTTCTCAACCTCATGATCCTTCGAAGATTTCTCTTCATCTGTCTAACTCATCACAACATAACTTTAATAATAGGGGGCGAGCAAGGAGTCTCACGATCCCTCCTGTTGATAACATTCGAAATACTGATATAAACCCATATCTGGTTCGACCTACATCTTTTGAAATAAGGCCTTCTACAAATTTGAATGTCACTCGACCTCCTACCTTAAATCCAATAACTCCATTGCAAAAACGTGTTAGGAATCAGTTTGAAGCTACACATACTAGTGACCCTATTGTGAACCATGTAAATAAATCTTCGTTTATGCCAGAACAGTCATTTGACCGTATTGAGAACAAGGATGCAAGTATTTCTAAGATACATCAGTTGCCTAATCAGCATCCCGGACTAATTTCATCCAACCAGCAAAATCACGGGCAAGCACCACAGCTGCAGTTTTTTCCATCTCAGGATCCAACGCCCTCTCAATTTAGTCCTGGGAGTTCATTGCAGCTACATGATGCTTCTATTAGTACAGCCATGTCAAATCCGTTACATGGTATACAATTCCCTTCACCAGTCCAAAGCTTTGCAAATAACCCTTTCATTAGATATACTAGTTTAATTAGTTCTCTAATGTCTCAAGGCGTGATCTCATTGGCTAACCAGCTGCCTGCACAG GATTCTATTGGAACTGAGTTTAATCCAGATATTCTGAAGGTTCGTCACGAGTCTCCAGCAAACGCCTTGTATCGTGATCTCCCTAGACAATGCAAAACTTGTGGGCTCCGATTCAGATGCCAAGAGAAACACAGTAGTCATATGGATTGGCATGTGACTAAGAATCGGATGTCTAAAAGCTGTAAGCAGAAGCCCTCTCGCAAGTGGTTTGCGAGTCTTAAGCTGTGGCTTAGTGGTGCAGAGGCATTGGGAACAGAATCAGTTCCACATTTTTTGGCAACAGAAAgcatagattatgaagaaaggAAAGATCATGAAGAGTTTGCAGTGCCAACAGAAGAGGACCAGAGTACATGTGGGTTATGTGGAGAGTCTTTTGATGAGTTTTACAGTGATGAAATGGAGGAATGGATGTATAGAGGAGCTGCATACCTCAATGCACCCGCTAGAAAAACATCAGCAGGCATGGATAGGTCACAGTTAGGCCCCATAATTCATGCTAAATGCAGATCAGACTCTAATCTGCAGTGTGCCAATGAAGAGGATACTCGAAGGAAACGAATGCGGAGTTGA
- the LOC114370616 gene encoding homeobox-leucine zipper protein MERISTEM L1-like isoform X1, whose product MYNKSQNTKFDSQQQQQQQQPQQQQPQNLMEMSTQRTSSEGRNRDDQEPAAGNEVTMEAPPSGDEDQDPDEGFKRRRHTRHTLHQISEMEAFFKECPHPDEKQRKALGRELGLVPLQIKFWFQNKRTQVKSQQERYENNLLRVENDKLRAENSRYRNALSNTSCPNCGAPTTLGEMSFDEQQLRMENARQKEEIDSMSGLAAKYAAGKSASNSYYNMPSNQNQMPSRSLDLGVVNNNSSINNNNSSINNSNNKNNNNNNYVVQAQPVAMVGEMYGGNDPLRELPLLSSFDKDLISEIGLVAVEEINQLTLSADPLWVPGNYGSEVINEDEYLRHFPRGIGPTLLGARTESSRQTAIVMMHHMKLVEMLMDVNQWSNMFCGIVSRAVTHEVLSIGDHARYDGAYQVMSAEFQVPSPLVPTRDNYFIRFSKKHAGQSWAVVDISMDHLRPGAVTRTRRRPSGCIIQELPNGYSKVIWVEHVEVDDIEVHNLYKNLVNSTLAFGAKRWVAAIERTCEHLARAMATNIPQGALCVITSHEGRKSMMKLAERMVLSFSTGVGASTANAWTPLPLDLENVRVMTRKSVDDPGRPSGVVLSAATSLWLPVPARRVFDFLRSENTRNQVWDILSSGAQVNELAHIAKGRDHGNSVSLLRVNTQNVAQNNMLILQESCIDATGSFVVYAPIDLASMNLVLGGGNPDYVALLPSGFAVLPDGPALNVVPGPVCEVVGSGRGCLLTVAFQILVDSTPTAKLSVGSVTTVNNLIKRTVERIKDSVTLDGA is encoded by the exons ATGTATAACAAAAGTCAGAACACAAAATTCGATtctcaacaacaacagcagcagcaacaaccgCAGCAGCAACAACCGCAGAATTTGATGGAGATGTCAACACAGAGGACATCCTCGGAAGGAAGGAACCGAGACGATCAGGAACCTGCTGCGGGAAACGAAGTCACCATGGAAGCTCCTCCTTCGGGTGACGAGGACCAAGATCCCGATGAGGGGTTCAAAAGGAGGCGCCACACCCGCCACACACTGCACCAAATTTCAGAGATGGAAGC TTTCTTCAAGGAGTGCCCTCACCCTGATGAGAAGCAAAGGAAAGCGCTTGGCCGCGAGCTCGGGTTGGTGCCTTTGCAAATCAAGTTTTGGTTTCAAAACAAGCGCACTCAAGTGAAG TCTCAACAAGAGAGATACGAAAACAACCTTCTGAGGGTTGAGAATGACAAGCTTCGAGCAGAGAACAGTAGGTACAGGAATGCACTATCGAATACTTCATGCCCTAACTGTGGAGCCCCTACTACTCTTGGAGAAATGTCCTTTGACGAGCAGCAGTTGAGGATGGAGAATGCGCGACAAAAAGAGGAG ATTGATAGCATGTCAGGACTTGCAGCCAAGTATGCAGCTGGAAAATCTGCGAGCAATTCGTACTATAACATGCCATCTAATCAAAACCAGATGCCTTCGCGCTCGCTTGACCTGGGAGTTGttaacaacaacagcagcatcaacaacaacaacagcagcatcaacaacagcaacaacaagaacaacaacaacaacaactatgTTGTACAAGCGCAACCTGTAGCCATGGTTGGGGAAATGTATGGTGGAAATGACCCTCTTAGGGAACTCCCACTTCTTTCTAGTTTTGACAAAGATTTAATTTCGGAGATTGGTCTCGTGGCAGTAGAGGAAATCAATCAGTTGACTCTGTCTGCAGATCCTTTGTGGGTCCCAGGCAATTACGGAAGTGAAGTTATAAATGAAGATGAATACCTGAGGCATTTCCCTAGGGGAATAGGTCCAACACTCTTGGGCGCAAGAACCGAATCATCTCGGCAAACCGCTATAGTAATGATGCATCATATGAAACTCGTTGAGATGCTTATGGATGTG AATCAATGGTCAAATATGTTTTGCGGCATCGTTTCAAGGGCAGTGACACACGAAGTGCTGTCAATTGGAGACCATGCAAGATACGATGGAGCCTACCAAGTG ATGTCAGCTGAGTTTCAGGTTCCTTCACCCCTTGTTCCTACTCGCGACAACTATTTCATCAGGTTCAGTAAGAAGCACGCAGGACAATCATGGGCGGTGGTTGATATTTCAATGGATCATCTGCGACCTGGTGCAGTCACAAGAACCCGAAGACGACCCTCTGGTTGCATAATTCAAGAATTGCCAAATGGTTACTCAAAG GTCATATGGGTTGAACATGTCGAAGTTGACGACATCGAGGTGCATAATCTTTACAAAAATttggttaactctacccttgcGTTTGGAGCTAAACGTTGGGTTGCAGCAATAGAAAGAACATGCGAACATCTTGCTAGGGCAATGGCCACCAACATACCCCAAGGGGCACTTTGTG TGATAACAAGTCACGAGGGTCGGAAAAGTATGATGAAGCTGGCCGAAAGAATGGTATTGAGCTTTTCTACTGGTGTGGGTGCTTCCACTGCAAACGCTTGGACACCACTACCACTTGATCTTGAAAATGTTAGGGTCATGACCAGAAAGAGCGTGGATGATCCAGGCAGACCTTCCGGTGTAGTGCTCAGTGCTGCAACTTCTCTCTGGCTCCCAGTTCCTGCAAGGAGAGTTTTTGACTTTCTCAGATCCGAAAACACTAGAAATCAGGTA TGGGATATTCTGTCGAGCGGGGCTCAAGTGAACGAGCTTGCACATATTGCTAAAGGGAGAGACCATGGAAATTCTGTCTCTCTTCTTCGAGTGAAT ACTCAGAATGTGGCCCAGAACAATATGCTGATACTTCAAGAGAGTTGCATTGATGCTACAGGCTCatttgtggtttatgctcctatTGATTTAGCTTCCATGAATCTTGTGTTGGGTGGTGGTAATCCGGATTACGTGGCCCTGCTCCCTTCGGGCTTTGCTGTTCTTCCTGATGGGCCTGCATTGAACGTAGTGCCCGGGCCCGTATGTGAGGTTGTTGGATCTGGACGAGGTTGTCTTCTTACGGTTGCATTTCAGATACTGGTGGATTCTACACCAACGGCAAAACTCTCTGTTGGTTCAGTGACAACCGTTAACAATTTGATAAAGAGAACCGTGGAAAGGATCAAAGATTCAGTCACGCTTGACGGCGCCTAA